From Oceanipulchritudo coccoides, the proteins below share one genomic window:
- a CDS encoding outer membrane beta-barrel protein, with protein sequence MQFGDNSTVHLLADADYVYTDNLFHRRTETKDDYMEFSPGFEIKLSRDAATTVSFRYQHRFTSFSKYSELDGDYSDLSGQIRYNSGRMLTSGYVQYEELASNSADVNLEGVLIERDEFDAGGRIKYDVSELTAIEVGVDYSEVDYDLAQFTDYDSFSIPITLFYRVRPKIDLTAGVRLREVDTSGTVDYDDTYYFIGAVGEFFSPMLFADIRIGFQDREFDGADFDTSSATYDITFIYTGDVKTTVYAGISRDYRTSAIGGGAYTYTSATLGARYSLNEVFGFNASIVVGESDYEQSPRAEDLTTFDAGVTYNPNDFLTIQAGYRSQDVSGKDPVFSSDYQTNTFRVSASVRY encoded by the coding sequence ATGCAGTTCGGTGACAATTCGACTGTTCATCTTCTCGCTGACGCGGATTATGTCTACACGGACAATCTTTTCCATCGCAGAACTGAGACGAAAGATGACTACATGGAGTTTTCTCCCGGTTTTGAGATCAAACTGTCCCGCGATGCGGCGACGACCGTCTCCTTCCGGTACCAGCACCGGTTCACCAGCTTCAGCAAATATTCCGAATTAGACGGCGATTACAGTGATCTCAGTGGGCAGATCCGCTACAATTCCGGACGAATGCTGACCAGCGGTTATGTCCAGTATGAGGAACTTGCTTCAAATTCAGCTGATGTGAATCTTGAAGGTGTTCTCATCGAACGCGATGAGTTTGATGCCGGCGGCCGCATCAAGTACGATGTTTCCGAGCTGACCGCGATCGAGGTGGGGGTCGATTATTCTGAAGTAGACTATGATTTGGCCCAATTTACCGATTACGACAGTTTTTCGATCCCAATTACGCTTTTCTACAGGGTTCGCCCAAAGATTGACCTGACAGCGGGTGTGCGTCTCCGTGAAGTGGACACATCTGGTACTGTCGATTACGACGACACTTACTACTTTATTGGTGCCGTGGGAGAGTTCTTCAGCCCCATGTTGTTTGCCGATATCAGGATCGGTTTTCAGGATCGGGAGTTTGACGGAGCGGATTTCGATACCTCTTCTGCCACCTACGATATCACTTTCATCTACACAGGTGATGTAAAAACCACAGTTTACGCAGGAATTTCGCGCGATTATCGTACCAGTGCCATCGGTGGTGGTGCTTACACATATACCAGTGCCACCCTTGGCGCGCGCTACAGCCTGAATGAAGTCTTCGGATTTAATGCGAGTATCGTTGTCGGCGAGAGTGATTACGAGCAGAGCCCTCGTGCTGAAGACCTGACAACATTCGATGCGGGCGTCACTTATAACCCGAACGATTTCCTGACCATCCAAGCGGGCTACAGGTCCCAGGACGTAAGCGGAAAAGATCCTGTTTTTTCATCGGATTATCAGACGAACACCTTCCGGGTGTCGGCTTCAGTTCGCTACTAA
- a CDS encoding ATPase, T2SS/T4P/T4SS family: METQENKLFLDTLREREANFLSEDLEPLLQKCGGVTISFLEAVIEREYLSKNRACKLWADGLGLAYVNPLIAVVTPDAVQRIPVEIARKGQVLGLYVINNVLTVAMATPTDTRLVKQIQAIANIEISPVFAPPREISHAIELYYRSQENVLEDIEQFEKEQEELLQSLTDEDLKDLASSNSLSRLLDGMIYLAVRERASDIHMEAGEDQAVVRFRIDGKLIHYYSYGKAIHRAFSTRLKVLCKLNVAESRFPQDGRFSMPFGMGKADFRVSLIPTVHGMKAVLRILPGVNRRGVIGLDQMMISTPILESFRRVIKSPNGIVFVTGPTGSGKTTTLYASLEELNSADVNITTIEDPVEVQIPGVTQSQVNSHIDLSFSLLLRSILRQDPDIILVGEIRDYDTAKIATEAALTGHMVLSTLHTNNAIQAILRMMEIGIEPYMVAPSIMGVLGQRLGARICESCKRAYFPGREVLDRYFYDIPEGEEIAFSQGVGCTNCRQTGYSGRIAFHELLLVDDVMRSMIGQRVGQDELLRYATKLGYRSLRYDGMKKVLLGLTTIEEIEKHTVLEWGPELEEQAGS, encoded by the coding sequence GTGGAAACTCAGGAGAATAAACTCTTTTTGGATACGCTTCGCGAACGCGAGGCCAATTTTTTATCTGAGGATCTCGAGCCTCTTTTGCAAAAGTGCGGAGGGGTGACCATCAGCTTCCTGGAAGCTGTAATAGAGCGGGAATACCTCAGTAAAAACCGGGCTTGTAAGCTTTGGGCTGACGGATTGGGCCTTGCCTATGTCAATCCGCTCATAGCCGTTGTCACACCTGATGCTGTCCAACGAATACCAGTTGAAATAGCCCGAAAAGGCCAAGTGCTCGGTCTTTATGTGATCAACAATGTCCTGACGGTGGCGATGGCCACGCCGACAGACACCCGTCTGGTGAAACAGATCCAGGCCATTGCGAATATTGAGATTTCCCCCGTATTTGCTCCGCCGAGGGAAATCAGTCATGCCATCGAGCTCTATTATCGTAGCCAGGAAAATGTCCTCGAGGATATTGAACAGTTTGAGAAAGAGCAGGAAGAGCTGCTTCAATCCCTGACCGACGAAGACTTGAAGGATCTGGCTTCCTCGAACAGCCTGAGCCGACTTCTCGACGGAATGATCTATCTTGCCGTCCGGGAGAGGGCATCGGACATCCATATGGAGGCTGGGGAGGACCAGGCTGTCGTGCGGTTCCGTATAGATGGCAAACTGATCCACTATTATTCCTACGGAAAGGCCATCCACCGGGCTTTTTCAACTCGTCTGAAGGTGCTTTGTAAACTGAACGTGGCTGAGTCCCGTTTCCCCCAGGACGGGCGTTTCTCCATGCCCTTCGGAATGGGTAAGGCTGATTTCCGGGTGAGCCTGATTCCAACAGTCCACGGAATGAAGGCGGTTCTCCGGATTCTGCCGGGAGTCAACCGCAGAGGGGTGATTGGCCTTGACCAGATGATGATATCGACCCCGATCCTTGAATCCTTCAGGCGGGTCATCAAGTCTCCCAACGGGATTGTATTTGTTACCGGACCCACCGGAAGTGGTAAGACAACCACTTTGTATGCCTCCTTGGAGGAGTTGAATTCAGCTGACGTCAATATCACGACGATTGAGGATCCGGTTGAAGTCCAGATTCCGGGCGTCACCCAGAGCCAGGTTAATTCCCATATCGACCTCAGCTTCAGCTTGCTTTTGCGGTCTATTCTACGCCAAGACCCGGACATTATCCTCGTCGGGGAAATCCGGGATTATGACACGGCCAAGATTGCTACAGAAGCAGCCCTGACCGGACACATGGTCTTGAGTACCCTTCACACGAACAATGCCATCCAGGCAATTTTGCGAATGATGGAGATTGGGATCGAACCTTACATGGTTGCTCCTTCCATCATGGGTGTTCTTGGTCAGCGACTCGGGGCAAGAATATGCGAAAGCTGTAAGCGGGCCTATTTTCCGGGACGGGAAGTCCTTGATCGCTACTTCTATGATATTCCTGAGGGAGAGGAGATTGCCTTTTCGCAGGGAGTCGGGTGCACCAATTGTCGGCAGACCGGTTATTCCGGGAGAATTGCCTTCCACGAGCTCCTTCTCGTCGACGATGTCATGCGCAGTATGATCGGACAACGGGTCGGTCAGGACGAGCTTCTGCGGTACGCGACAAAGTTGGGATACCGCAGTCTGCGATACGATGGGATGAAAAAGGTTTTACTGGGACTGACAACTATCGAGGAGATCGAAAAGCATACGGTACTTGAGTGGGGTCCTGAATTGGAGGAACAAGCTGGTTCCTGA
- a CDS encoding S1C family serine protease, which produces MKSNTKRSFPALAGILVMLSCSPLLASEDSQATDGESIQAIVTEAQRMAQEWAQRIRGWSEGSEKNTTYLGVVIESVPKVLRDYIDLPDGVGLLFTRIAKDSPAEKAGLMDNDIIVSFDGQLIINFNQLSTLIDLRGPGAEVPMKILRKGEEIDLTVTLEERVRRNGSIVVPDAPDIPELPESPDADGVGLFMEKIEEWIPGSVKVFVDENEQVHVDLQDLKEDLHDLRLKVIELRESNGAPSDIRKEYGDLGARTKVVRVQDRRVNYTSPEGFLVLSSSESGQQAEVRDAQGSLVYEGPVPEDYARTLPEKAVELIDAYMGSREKLQLESDGKTVEIEINDTEIEPLTLVLDSGEAPMAGKLF; this is translated from the coding sequence ATGAAGAGTAACACAAAGCGTTCATTCCCTGCTTTGGCAGGGATATTGGTGATGCTGTCCTGTTCGCCGCTGCTGGCATCCGAGGATTCCCAAGCCACCGATGGGGAATCCATACAAGCTATCGTCACGGAAGCCCAGCGCATGGCCCAGGAGTGGGCACAACGAATTCGCGGTTGGAGTGAAGGCAGTGAGAAAAATACCACCTATCTTGGAGTGGTCATTGAGTCCGTGCCTAAGGTCCTGCGAGATTATATCGATCTTCCAGATGGTGTCGGGTTGCTTTTTACCCGGATCGCCAAGGATAGTCCGGCCGAGAAAGCCGGACTCATGGACAACGACATTATAGTTTCCTTCGACGGCCAATTGATCATAAATTTCAACCAGCTGTCCACCTTGATCGACCTAAGGGGGCCAGGAGCCGAGGTTCCCATGAAGATCCTTCGGAAGGGTGAAGAAATCGACCTGACAGTTACTCTTGAGGAACGGGTCCGGCGAAACGGGTCAATTGTTGTCCCTGACGCACCGGATATCCCGGAGCTACCCGAAAGCCCTGATGCCGATGGGGTCGGCCTGTTCATGGAGAAAATCGAGGAGTGGATTCCCGGTTCAGTGAAAGTGTTCGTGGATGAAAATGAACAGGTCCATGTTGATTTGCAGGATTTGAAAGAGGACTTGCACGATCTTCGCCTGAAGGTGATTGAGTTGAGGGAATCCAACGGTGCGCCCTCTGATATTCGAAAGGAATACGGCGACTTGGGCGCGCGGACAAAAGTTGTCCGGGTTCAGGACCGCAGGGTGAATTATACCAGCCCCGAGGGGTTTCTGGTCCTTTCTTCATCAGAATCCGGCCAACAGGCGGAAGTTCGGGACGCCCAAGGCAGCCTTGTCTACGAGGGTCCTGTTCCTGAGGATTATGCCAGAACATTACCCGAGAAAGCGGTCGAATTGATCGACGCCTACATGGGGTCACGGGAAAAACTCCAGTTGGAATCAGACGGGAAGACCGTGGAAATTGAAATTAATGACACGGAGATTGAACCCCTGACCCTTGTTCTGGACTCCGGCGAGGCCCCAATGGCAGGCAAATTATTTTGA
- a CDS encoding Hpt domain-containing protein — translation MLQPDHLDSYAHLLDREQLDMLIEAGGDDSTSLLDEIFGLFESESREKLEELQNYKAQADYEKLGKAAHALAGSSANIGGRELARQAKQIEDLCKSQNGEEAATLVDSLEITYRDTILALKKLSGKPV, via the coding sequence ATGCTTCAACCTGACCACTTGGATTCATATGCCCATCTGCTCGACCGTGAGCAATTGGACATGCTCATAGAAGCGGGAGGAGATGACTCCACATCCCTGCTGGATGAAATATTTGGTCTTTTTGAGTCGGAAAGCCGTGAGAAACTGGAGGAGCTCCAGAATTACAAGGCTCAGGCTGATTATGAGAAGTTAGGCAAGGCTGCCCATGCCCTTGCTGGCAGCAGTGCGAATATCGGCGGACGGGAGTTGGCTCGTCAGGCAAAGCAAATCGAGGACCTTTGCAAGAGCCAGAATGGCGAGGAGGCTGCCACTTTGGTAGATTCGCTGGAGATCACCTATCGAGATACTATTCTTGCCCTGAAAAAGCTGTCCGGAAAGCCGGTTTGA
- a CDS encoding GumC family protein: MSNNQYQSGGSQGGYYGGYYYGEGYSGYADSGNAPSRSLTDYLLILRERIWWLVVSIFVVFLGFALYTFNAPKLYRAAASVEILRQKDQVFQIQDIVRQEVANAEDFNTQIKILESLNIVQAVDERLKGNLRNRFLAPYEKGLDATLRGTRSVGQILYSNRAISPVRLSLVVNIIFTHPDKEVAAVVANYFAEEYIDFNRNQQIEGSLRAVDDLRSQADQQLAKIKEMEMRLADFKEKYDTLSVDRSQDIDNQQLISLNTRLEQDKQLYDEASTVMAQINEARDSGDPLWELGFIANNAEVSDLLNKLTVNKIQIATLSKKFRAMHPTMIAAQEQLDQTQSELDKAVNTAASRFEKDFERTEANLRNSEDRLALNQQKLIELDRIRPEYNALARDLAISQELYNHYYNRLQQAAVKVTTEGQTARIIDRAVEPVRPFKPNITMNLAIGLVMGTGVGLGLVFLLAFLDDKVKSAFDIESTLGVPLVGIVPHIFSIDSQEKARIAADEHDKHAVEAFRSIHSTLKLNEESRNAKVILSTSTIPSEGKTFISTNLSITFAAHGERTIVVDADLRMPNVSKELNIDGKRGIIQLIADKGDLDSYIYKDFLPNLDLLPAGGNTKKPTQILGSEEFANLIHELRLRYDRVIIDTPPIATVSDAMNILPLVDGVLMVIRFNMVKRKTASVNIRRLRESNVPIFGAVLNNLNTHVAGYYYSHYYDKSYKSYKHYYLQNKGMEDLDEEVAASGPSDGPQETKTS, from the coding sequence ATGAGCAACAATCAGTACCAGTCAGGTGGTTCCCAAGGTGGATATTATGGTGGATATTATTACGGGGAGGGCTACTCCGGTTATGCTGACTCGGGAAACGCTCCTTCCCGCTCACTGACGGATTACTTGCTCATTCTCCGTGAACGCATCTGGTGGCTCGTGGTATCTATCTTTGTCGTCTTTCTTGGTTTTGCCCTCTACACTTTTAATGCCCCTAAGCTTTACCGGGCCGCAGCCTCCGTGGAAATCCTGAGGCAGAAAGACCAAGTCTTCCAAATTCAGGACATCGTCCGGCAGGAAGTTGCCAATGCGGAGGATTTCAATACCCAGATTAAGATTCTGGAAAGTTTGAATATTGTTCAGGCAGTGGATGAGCGCCTGAAAGGAAATCTGCGTAACCGCTTTCTAGCCCCCTACGAGAAGGGTTTGGACGCCACTCTGCGTGGGACACGCAGTGTCGGGCAAATTCTATACTCAAACCGTGCCATCTCCCCCGTCCGGCTGTCCCTTGTCGTAAATATTATCTTCACGCATCCGGATAAAGAAGTTGCAGCTGTAGTGGCCAATTACTTTGCGGAGGAATATATTGATTTTAATCGTAATCAGCAGATTGAAGGATCCTTGCGCGCGGTGGATGATCTGCGCAGCCAAGCCGATCAGCAGCTCGCCAAAATCAAGGAAATGGAAATGCGGCTGGCCGACTTCAAGGAGAAGTACGATACGCTCTCGGTCGATCGCTCCCAGGATATCGATAATCAGCAGCTGATCAGCCTGAATACGCGTCTTGAGCAGGATAAGCAACTCTATGACGAAGCCAGCACCGTGATGGCCCAGATCAACGAGGCTCGCGACAGTGGAGATCCGCTTTGGGAGCTTGGATTTATCGCCAATAACGCGGAAGTTTCTGATCTGCTCAACAAGCTGACAGTCAACAAGATCCAGATTGCGACACTTTCCAAGAAGTTCAGGGCCATGCACCCGACAATGATTGCTGCCCAGGAACAGTTGGACCAGACCCAGTCCGAGCTCGACAAAGCGGTCAATACGGCTGCGTCACGTTTCGAGAAGGATTTTGAGCGGACTGAAGCAAACCTAAGAAACTCCGAAGACCGTCTGGCTTTAAATCAGCAGAAATTGATCGAGTTGGACCGTATCCGCCCTGAATACAATGCTTTGGCCCGGGATCTGGCGATCAGCCAGGAGCTGTATAATCACTACTACAATCGGCTGCAACAAGCGGCGGTGAAGGTGACCACAGAAGGGCAGACAGCCCGCATTATTGATCGCGCTGTTGAGCCTGTCCGGCCCTTCAAGCCGAACATCACGATGAATCTGGCGATTGGTCTTGTTATGGGGACGGGTGTTGGCCTTGGATTGGTTTTCCTTTTGGCTTTCCTTGATGATAAGGTAAAGTCCGCCTTCGACATTGAATCAACTCTCGGCGTTCCACTTGTCGGGATCGTCCCGCATATTTTCAGCATTGATTCCCAGGAGAAAGCCCGTATCGCGGCGGATGAACACGATAAGCATGCTGTTGAGGCCTTTAGATCGATTCATTCGACCTTGAAGCTCAACGAGGAGAGCCGAAATGCAAAGGTCATCCTTTCTACCAGCACGATTCCCAGCGAAGGTAAAACCTTCATCAGCACGAATTTGTCCATCACTTTTGCTGCGCATGGTGAGCGGACAATTGTTGTAGATGCCGACTTGCGGATGCCGAATGTCTCCAAGGAGCTTAATATTGATGGGAAGCGCGGGATTATCCAGCTGATTGCTGATAAGGGAGATTTGGACTCTTACATCTACAAGGATTTTCTCCCGAACCTTGACCTGTTGCCGGCAGGTGGGAATACCAAGAAACCTACCCAGATCCTTGGTAGTGAAGAATTTGCAAATTTAATCCATGAGTTGCGGCTGCGTTACGACCGCGTCATCATCGACACCCCCCCGATTGCCACGGTGAGCGATGCCATGAACATTCTCCCGCTGGTGGATGGGGTGCTTATGGTCATCCGGTTCAATATGGTCAAACGCAAGACGGCCTCGGTGAATATCCGGCGGTTACGTGAGTCGAATGTCCCTATCTTCGGGGCTGTCCTGAATAATTTGAATACCCACGTGGCGGGCTATTACTATTCCCACTACTACGATAAGTCCTACAAGTCCTATAAACACTATTACTTGCAGAACAAGGGCATGGAAGATCTGGATGAGGAAGTTGCCGCTTCTGGCCCATCCGATGGTCCTCAAGAAACCAAGACTTCTTAA
- a CDS encoding small basic protein has product MSQHPSFKVGAATGKKRRNVLKRFERVSLLQKRGEWKDGDRVTGLVKTKADD; this is encoded by the coding sequence ATGTCACAACATCCCAGTTTTAAAGTAGGCGCTGCCACCGGCAAGAAGCGTCGCAATGTTCTCAAGCGCTTTGAACGCGTCTCACTCCTCCAGAAAAGGGGCGAGTGGAAAGACGGCGACCGGGTGACCGGTTTGGTTAAAACCAAAGCCGACGATTAA
- a CDS encoding tetratricopeptide repeat protein, with product MSEETPNPTENTESQASSRSYSIWLGFASREQTPRGSVRINIKWGRVIILMVLLGVFGWMGKSVGLYYFFKNVRDFEDVSFTDMVLFPANRSNVRIQQGNYQIDQGKAALEREDYRRAFSLLREGVARSPANIEGRMLLAQVYAGWRPDLATDILVGGVQYGLEDPDFIKLMSTLLLMSKEDDRILELTDKLLEEDPPLEVQRILNVMRMQSAMFKGKYDIVRQIFESTDIKQTMDGVIIGTSLYIKTGKADTAAQVLASVINSSPGGNLDPVYTRLVNIYKTEKEYNKAREAALELVIQKPLEWQPRIMLIDVLSASGMTDRRDREIDALLQEHRNNEQAMTALAQLAAEYGNVRASSRLYDLALENGYNLGLFSLSLAEAYVSNGEPAKAIELCNELVREDPSWLLNSESTFNAIRALAYYTQGDSELGNLYLKNFLESTRTNVNQLFQASRSYKKYDLTEQALKILEEAYAREEGNEAVLVSLIDVEMEVGAYFAISQHLKKLFELRRPDYAIIEDIHQRLQSDRFLFTEDRVTLLEELEKILEERDSVDWEIWQRVEQENS from the coding sequence ATGAGTGAAGAAACCCCGAATCCAACCGAAAACACTGAATCTCAAGCCTCTTCCCGTTCGTACTCGATCTGGCTTGGATTTGCCAGCCGCGAGCAGACCCCTCGAGGCAGCGTTCGCATAAATATCAAATGGGGCCGGGTGATTATTTTAATGGTCCTGCTGGGCGTGTTTGGCTGGATGGGGAAATCGGTCGGTCTCTACTATTTCTTTAAAAATGTCCGGGATTTTGAAGATGTCAGCTTCACGGACATGGTTCTGTTCCCGGCAAACCGTTCCAATGTCCGCATACAGCAAGGCAACTACCAGATTGACCAAGGCAAGGCAGCCCTTGAGCGGGAAGACTACCGACGCGCCTTCTCCCTTCTGCGGGAGGGTGTTGCCAGGTCCCCGGCAAACATTGAGGGTCGTATGCTCCTGGCTCAGGTTTACGCCGGTTGGAGGCCGGATTTGGCCACAGACATTCTTGTTGGTGGTGTGCAGTATGGCCTTGAGGACCCGGATTTCATTAAATTGATGAGCACCCTTCTCCTGATGAGCAAGGAGGATGACCGCATACTCGAACTGACGGACAAATTACTGGAAGAAGATCCACCCCTGGAAGTCCAGCGAATCTTGAATGTCATGCGGATGCAGTCTGCAATGTTCAAAGGCAAGTATGACATCGTGAGGCAAATCTTTGAAAGCACCGATATCAAACAGACAATGGATGGCGTTATCATTGGGACGAGCCTCTATATAAAAACAGGCAAGGCAGATACAGCTGCGCAAGTCCTGGCTTCGGTCATCAATTCAAGCCCGGGAGGAAATCTGGATCCTGTCTACACGAGGCTGGTCAATATCTACAAAACCGAGAAGGAGTATAACAAGGCGAGGGAAGCTGCCTTGGAACTTGTCATTCAAAAGCCTCTGGAGTGGCAGCCCCGTATCATGCTGATTGATGTTCTTTCAGCTTCAGGCATGACCGATCGCCGGGACCGGGAGATTGATGCCCTACTGCAGGAGCATCGCAATAACGAACAGGCAATGACAGCTCTGGCGCAACTGGCGGCGGAATATGGCAATGTCCGAGCATCCAGCCGACTCTATGATCTTGCTTTGGAAAATGGCTATAATCTGGGACTGTTCAGCCTAAGCCTTGCTGAAGCATACGTCAGCAACGGGGAGCCTGCCAAGGCCATCGAGCTCTGTAACGAATTGGTCCGGGAAGACCCCTCATGGCTTCTGAACTCTGAAAGCACCTTTAACGCGATCAGGGCGCTTGCGTACTATACGCAAGGGGATTCCGAGCTCGGAAATCTCTACCTTAAGAATTTCCTTGAATCCACCCGGACCAACGTCAACCAGCTTTTTCAAGCCTCGAGAAGTTACAAAAAATATGACCTGACGGAACAAGCATTGAAGATTTTGGAAGAAGCCTATGCGCGGGAGGAAGGTAATGAAGCCGTTCTGGTATCATTGATTGATGTGGAAATGGAAGTTGGGGCCTACTTTGCCATCAGTCAGCACCTGAAAAAACTTTTCGAGCTGCGCAGGCCTGATTACGCGATCATTGAAGATATTCACCAGCGGCTGCAAAGTGACCGGTTTCTTTTTACCGAGGACCGTGTAACGCTGCTTGAAGAGCTGGAGAAAATCCTCGAGGAACGGGATTCAGTCGATTGGGAAATCTGGCAGCGCGTTGAGCAGGAAAATTCCTAG
- a CDS encoding response regulator transcription factor — protein MSIPRTALVADDENHIRSYVRIILTHLGVEEVFEARTGDEALVTFQEKNPDIVFLDINMPGMTGLEVLPKIMEIDEDAVVIMLTGHASRHLVEHAAQAGAIHYIRKDTPQQEISSMLKTLFDELDGGE, from the coding sequence ATGTCTATACCGCGTACTGCTCTTGTCGCTGACGATGAGAATCACATTCGTTCATATGTCCGTATTATCCTGACCCATCTGGGCGTTGAGGAGGTCTTCGAAGCCAGGACCGGGGATGAGGCTCTGGTCACTTTCCAGGAGAAAAATCCGGATATTGTCTTTTTAGACATCAACATGCCCGGGATGACCGGATTGGAAGTGTTGCCTAAGATTATGGAAATTGATGAAGACGCGGTTGTCATCATGCTCACCGGGCATGCTTCGCGTCATCTGGTCGAGCACGCCGCCCAGGCCGGGGCAATTCACTATATTCGCAAGGACACACCACAACAGGAGATTTCAAGTATGCTGAAAACTCTTTTTGATGAACTCGACGGAGGTGAATAA
- a CDS encoding RNA polymerase sigma factor, whose product MGTQINADEWHSFFREWSDRLLLFARQQSRSLADAEDILQEAMVQIWGKREVFPRIDSGLLFMQIRRVAIDRARREKRREQREQEYANADDGGFFESRKPGDALDLEQALRALPNEQQEVLVLKIWGGQSFEAIGRTLDISPNTAASRYRYGLEHLRSNFQIRELK is encoded by the coding sequence ATGGGCACCCAGATCAATGCAGATGAATGGCACAGTTTTTTCAGGGAATGGAGCGACCGCCTGCTTCTTTTCGCGAGACAGCAGAGCCGGTCCCTTGCCGATGCAGAGGATATTCTGCAGGAGGCCATGGTACAGATATGGGGAAAAAGGGAAGTGTTCCCGCGGATTGATTCAGGCCTGCTTTTCATGCAGATTCGCCGCGTCGCCATTGATCGGGCGAGGCGGGAGAAGCGCCGGGAACAACGTGAGCAGGAATATGCAAACGCCGATGATGGCGGTTTTTTTGAATCCAGGAAACCGGGCGATGCCCTTGATCTGGAGCAGGCTCTTCGCGCCCTGCCGAATGAACAACAGGAGGTACTGGTCTTGAAAATCTGGGGCGGACAGAGTTTCGAGGCAATCGGGCGGACTCTCGACATTTCGCCGAATACGGCTGCTTCGCGTTACAGATACGGTCTGGAGCACCTGAGAAGTAACTTTCAGATCCGGGAATTGAAATGA
- a CDS encoding polysaccharide biosynthesis/export family protein gives MKSPLFTRLFLLFPLLFGSGITVLAQNEGGPNEFSIDSQASLAYTISPLDYLKIALYVADEVQFQTEVRVSQSGMITVPHLGLVKVADLTVEEMREKLYEPYNRDFYVEPHIDVVVLSYAERSVTVIGKVNRQGLVPFPSEEGLTLLEAIALAGGWSGDRLSDKRNVTITRTSDDGEKFVIKVDARNITTQEYPLQEGDLVNVPERLW, from the coding sequence ATGAAGTCCCCTTTATTCACTCGTCTGTTTTTGTTGTTTCCGCTCCTTTTCGGCTCGGGGATTACCGTTTTGGCCCAAAATGAAGGTGGCCCAAACGAGTTTTCCATCGATTCCCAAGCCTCTCTCGCGTATACGATTTCTCCACTGGATTACCTTAAAATAGCCCTTTATGTGGCTGACGAGGTTCAATTTCAGACGGAAGTGCGGGTTTCCCAGAGTGGGATGATCACCGTTCCCCATCTGGGTCTTGTCAAAGTGGCGGACCTAACGGTTGAGGAAATGCGGGAAAAACTCTATGAGCCCTACAATCGGGACTTCTATGTCGAACCCCACATTGATGTCGTGGTGCTCTCCTACGCCGAGCGCAGTGTGACGGTCATTGGCAAAGTCAACCGGCAGGGGCTTGTCCCGTTTCCAAGTGAAGAGGGACTGACTCTTCTCGAGGCCATTGCCTTGGCAGGGGGTTGGAGTGGAGACCGTTTGTCAGACAAGCGGAACGTCACCATCACGCGAACAAGTGATGATGGGGAAAAGTTTGTCATCAAGGTAGACGCCCGGAATATCACAACCCAGGAATATCCGCTTCAGGAAGGCGATTTAGTCAATGTTCCTGAGCGCCTCTGGTAA